In Quercus robur chromosome 11, dhQueRobu3.1, whole genome shotgun sequence, the following proteins share a genomic window:
- the LOC126705479 gene encoding putative F-box protein At3g47150 produces the protein MSRTATTMGERVPNDVVEDILGQLPVKSLTRFRCVSKSCDSIITDPTFIAKHFNLNLNQSESLISTNAHSGYLLYTTKDENSSPSSKHLCTVVCNNDRTLTQISRTMTSRF, from the exons ATGTCTCGAACTGCAACAACAATGGGTGAGCGTGTTCCAAACGATGTCGTGGAAGACATCCTGGGTCAGCTACCAGTGAAATCCTTAACCCGATTCAGGTGCGTTTCGAAATCTTGTGACTCCATTATCACTGACCCCACTTTCATTGCCAAACACTTCAATCTCAACCTTAACCAATCTGAATCATTGATATCCACAAACGCTCACAGTGGGTATTTGCTATATACTACAAAGGATGAGAATAGTTCACCATCTTCCAAACATCTGTGTACGGTTGTTTGCAACAATGACCGCACTTTGACCCAGATTTCAAG AACAATGACTTCAAGATTCTGA